Sequence from the Polypterus senegalus isolate Bchr_013 chromosome 3, ASM1683550v1, whole genome shotgun sequence genome:
CCCATTACGTTGTGACCCCCGAACTGAACTGTAAAATGCAAGACTGCCAGTCCAGTCCCTACTGTGTGACCCTAAATGAGGCACTGCATCAACCAGTGTCTACATCTGGAAACAGTTGTTGTAATATAACAAGCATTATTTGAGATGAGCAAATATGAGGGTGAGCGGAGAGTCCGTTTAGTGACATCATACTCAATGATAAATATAAGAAACATCCCACTTCCATCCTCCAGAACTTCAAGAAGAGAATGCAGTAGACTTACTTTGAATGCTGTTGTGGTTGATGTACAAGTGCTCCAGCTTGTGACTGAAAATGGGAACGTTGTGTAGTTTGTTATGGGCCAGATGAAGGTCCAGAAGACTGgaaatgttgaaaatgtttttAGGAACACCCTTGTCTGTCAGTAGATTGTTATTTAGTCTAAGGAAGGCCAATTTAGAAAAGCTCTTGAAGTAATCACCGGGAATATCCTCAATGTTATTGCGGTCCAAGAAGAGCTGATTGATATTCAGTGGAACGTTGGTGGGCATCTTCTTCAGGCTATTGTGTGCCAGATTTAACTGAACCAAGTTCTTGAGACCTTTAAAGATGTTCTTTCCTACATCTCCATCAGTCAGCTTATTATGGTTGAGATCTAGCATGGACAGGTGTTCCAACTTGTTGAAAACCCCAGAAGGAATTTTAGAGATTTGGTTCTTGCATAAGCGCAACTGCTCCAGGTTTGGAGGCAAGAAGCCAGGCACTTCCTGGAGGTTGTTCTTCCCCAAGTACAAGAAAAGCAGACTGCTCAACTTCTCTAGGACTGATCGTTCCACTTTTTTGATCCGATTGTTGTCCAGATTGAGCCATCGGAGCTCCGAGGCATTCTTAAAGGAGTCTTCGGTGACCTCATCTATGAAGTTGTTCTGAAGGTAAAGATGTTGTGTCCTGGCTGGGATTACAGGGATCTTCCTTAAGTTGCGATTTTCACAGTGGATGGCAGTGGGAAAATCTGGAGGACAGAAGCACTCTTTTGGACAGTCTGGGAAGATGGAAGGAGGCCCAAAAATCACTGGTGGAAAGTCGGTTGGCTCTTTAGGCTCTGGCTTTGGGATATGTGGCTTTCTCTGTGGTGGAGTTGGTTTAGTAGGTCTTCTCCTCTGACACTGCACCACAGCAATGGCAAGACTTAGAAGAAGAAAATATCTAACACAGGTCCTCATGGTCTGGCGTCTTGTGCTGaatagaaagaaacagaaaatgaaagaaacattttttttttttagttaaagggGTGGTCAGGGCCTGGCCTACCCTAACAGATGCACTATGTTACAAAAACAAGTCTtacactttttcaaatttttaagaCAGCAACGGCTAatggaataaataataatattcaacAAATACAATACTCTCAACTACACATCTCTCTCTTGCTCATCACCTGTCTGAGCAGAACCGTCATTCTGGATGGGCCTTAGGAAGCTGTGGACCTATCAGAGAGTGCCACTTTTCTGAgaaaaagtgcataaaatcaatTTAGCAACTTTTATTTCAGACAAGATAGCAAAAGACCCCCACACATTGCTGGCAACTGGAAAGGAATGCAGTTAACAAGTTGTAGGAACTCGGCTTGCACTAGTATCTGTCGCAAAGGGGGCTCCAAGCTGAGTAAGACTAAATCACAAGTGCCAAGTTTGTTCACTCTGGATGATGTGGCAGAGGCAATTCTAAATATTGCTGGTGGGGTTAGACTCCCTTATTGTCCAAAGAGCATTCCCTTGACTTACCAAAATGGCACCTCATAGTGTTGAAGACCAAGGAAGGGGGTCCCGGCATAGAGAAGTGTTATATCTGCCTTGGTGATGCTCTATTGTTGTGGTGACTGTGTGATTATTATAGCATGTGGAAATcgattaatataatatttgattaatacatttttttattttatgcccaCATTATCTGCTATGTGTTCAAAAGCTTATAGTGTGTTTTTATCAGGTTATATTTGTGTAAAAGATCCATTCTGCTGATGTTAGCTTGTCTGCTGTAGCATTAGATGTCCATCCATACTGGCACTGATTTCTTATTATGAATCATTTCTTTACAATAGTAATTCATTGATTAAAGTGTTAATGATGCAGCCAttcacttaatttaaataattttgacaTCAGTGCTTTATTTAAATAGTTCTCAGATTCTTTgaacttgaatattttgtatgtGGTATTTTCATCTTTACATGTCCAACAGCCACTGTCAGCAAAAAGATCCTCAGTAAACAGTACTGGAACTACTGGAATGTCAGCAGAGATGTGCACAGGCAGCAGCTTGTACCATAATGGGCTGTCTGTGCAAACGGTAGTACCCCAGTCTGAGGAAATCTCGACTGCATGTCACACAATCACGTACACACCCtattacaaaatgtttaataaacaaagaagagatatctgtctctttgataaagtaaataaagaatttaaaaatgcttCAACTTTTTAAACAGTTAACCCAGAATCTTGAATGTTACACTATGGATACTCCATCCAGCttctttaaaaattaagaaagtgATACATTTGTTGCAAttatgataagaaaaaaaaaaacataaaaaagcaatgttTTCTGTCTTTTAGGTATCGTTAATGGTACTGGTGTACTTTTTCGTACTTTTGAAGTTTGTGAACCACTAgagggcattgcagcaccccaaacataacattcatccatccattatccaacccactatatcctaactacggggtcacgggagtctgctggagacTATCctagcaaacacagggcacaaggcaggaaacaaaccctgggcagggcgccagcccaccaaacATAACAGCACTGGGGAGCATTATTAACTATCATTAACTATTCATTATAACGGCCCCCTAGCCAAATAAGGTACCACTAGccaacctggccaggatgcccgtccacccacatccttccattaaaagaacttcccagccaggtaaggaaccatccataCTGGCTGAGATACCAGTTAATCCATGTTGCCTATTGCAAGTTTTAAATGGGGTAATGTAAATGAGATTAACTTCACATTGTAGATTTATATTACAAACCATTTTAAGATATGAGGGGAAGTCATTAATTATTCacacttttattataattttctttgGGTTGGTCGTACAGCTTTTAAAGTGCGCTTGTAGAAACAGGGTGTGGTGGCACACTCAGTCTTGAGTAGTCAgattctcttgttgttttctatgAGTAAACATGGCCGCTCTGCTCTCCATCGGCACCAAACAAGAGCAGCAAGCAGTGATCTGCTTTTTATGGTTGAAGGTGTACCAGGAGCTGGAATCTACAGAAGGCGTTCTGCACAATATGGAGATAGTGTTTTAAAACAATGGAATATTTATGAATGAATCGAAAAGTTAACAAATGGTCAGACAAGTGTTAAGCACGAAGAAGGAGTAGGACACCCATCCACCTCCACTACCAACGATAACATTGAGTAAGTCCATAGTATAATTCTGACAAATTGATCAATGACTTTCATTGAATAATTTGAAAATCAGTCATGGTTCTGCATATTATGACATCTACAACAGACTTGACTTTCATAAAGTCTGTGGAAGATGGGTCCCAAAACAACTTACAGAGGAGTATAAACTCAACCTGAATGCACTGCTTCTTTGACATGTTGATACTTGGGAAATCAATAACCTCTTAATTAATAAGCAGACAGTAATCCAAAGAAGCAAGTCAGACACTATACTTGGTTTGGACAGCATGTGACAAGATTTCTTTCAATCGTACATTATCATGGTGTAAGACAATTCACTCACTCCCATAATTCCTAAGACAAGCAGGCTATAAGGCAGCACTTCATTGTATCTTCATCACTGTCTGAGCAGCTTTCTCATTTCCTAAGGcccttttttcaaaacatagaaTTGCATTATGGGGACAAGAGAGTAATCTATAAGAATTAAGTCTTAAGCGAAAACCAAATGTTAATAGagagccagtccatcataggacacACTGGCTTATGCTGGGCCAGTTTAGTGGGGCAAGTTGACCTAAACATCACAAttttgggatgtgagaagaaTCGTGGTAATCCGGAGAAAACAAACTGCATGCAGACCATACTGTAACTGGGCTTGGATTTGAAGGTGAGGTGGGATCACTAATCATTGGGGCAGCATgctctgccaaaaaaaaaaatccacacacacacagaaacatgccagcacaacacagacagacacctggCCAGGATCTGAACTCTGCTTTAATTACTTTGTGATGTGGCAAACCTAATCAGTGTGctgctcaaaaatcaaaaacacatgcAAACTCAATTTGTTTATGACTGAACTAGGATTTGAACCAAAGTCACTGAATCTCTAAGGTAGTGGCACTAATC
This genomic interval carries:
- the LOC120526160 gene encoding prolargin, whose product is MRTCVRYFLLLSLAIAVVQCQRRRPTKPTPPQRKPHIPKPEPKEPTDFPPVIFGPPSIFPDCPKECFCPPDFPTAIHCENRNLRKIPVIPARTQHLYLQNNFIDEVTEDSFKNASELRWLNLDNNRIKKVERSVLEKLSSLLFLYLGKNNLQEVPGFLPPNLEQLRLCKNQISKIPSGVFNKLEHLSMLDLNHNKLTDGDVGKNIFKGLKNLVQLNLAHNSLKKMPTNVPLNINQLFLDRNNIEDIPGDYFKSFSKLAFLRLNNNLLTDKGVPKNIFNISSLLDLHLAHNKLHNVPIFSHKLEHLYINHNSIQKINGTEICPFPIMAIDWEKEDEQPHLRFLRMDGNAISPPIPLDLIMCFRNLKSIVI